The sequence TGTGGtttggaatattttgatttttttctgagacttctgaaaaatccagaaattacCAGAAATTACTAATTAATTGGCTCAAGGTAGTGGACATTGTTAGTGTATGCCTGGATTCATATAGAAATGTGTTatgtctaaaaaaattgttttaactttttggctcaactaaattcgaatttttgaaattaatccTGATATCGTCGAATTACTGTTTGATTATCATTTGGGATTTACTAGTCTCGAATACACTTTTTGGTCGATAACTGAACTGTAAATagttagttttccaaaaactgttGTCAATTTAAATCTAAGATTGCACATTTATTACGCAGCtcaagtttggaaaaaatctgaatcgtggatttaaaccatttttataCCGCCGTATTACAGTAATTACGTGTTTAGTTATTCAAAgtatctgatttttttgaactcaaaaCTAGTTAAACGTTGTAAACTCAGGATACGGTAAGAACTGACAAAGGCTAACCTCTAAAGAACATAACTCAGTTACTGGACTCTGATGCCTCTTTTGTTGATCGGGGACTTCCCTTCTTACcctttcaattatttaattagAAATGCAGACATTTTTGAGTACATAACCTCCGTGTGAAGTAAGTGAGTTATGCCGTAAAAAATAACTGTCAAGCCAGTATTTAAAACGCTGACgagcaacacaaaaaaaaacaaagaaaaatgaaaaaaaaaatgcatttcgGACTAAATAGAAGGCAAAACGACGCAAGATGGCAAGGCAAagcgaagaagaagaagaagatggagaAAACGAGGGATGATGCAAAAGAAGCAGCAGTAGTAGTGACGAGGAGCATCAACTTTGAGCAAGGGTGGAAAGGAGGGCTTGGGAAGAAGGGGGTAGGCAAGAGAAAGAAGCAGGGGGCCTAACCACTTCAGTAAATATCTTGCCAGTAGCAttagccccccccccccccccaccacTGTTACCCTGAGTCTCCGATGAATTCATACTATTCGTGGGGGCCTTCGCATGCCTTCTTCCCTTCTCCGGACCCTTTTTTCCGTCGTGTCTTCTGTCTTCATACGCGCGCGCGCGCAACGATGCTCTCACCAACCGCGACAGACGCAGCGCTTTCGCTTTACAACAACAACTTCTTTTTGGACAAACTCATAGTTGCGAAATGGAACAGAACAGCGCCTGCTCTTCCTCGCGCGCGCATCCCTCTTCTCCTTCTGCTTCTtctgctttttcttcttcttcttgcttCATCCAACTTTTTCCCGTCATCTCCATCTTTTCTCCCCAGCTTCATCTTCTTCCCTTGTTTAGTTTTGATAGGGTTTGTTAATTGTTGACTCTCTTCGTttgttgttcattttttgttgtacgTTGTAAACAATAAActtgttttcttcattttctcaaccgagttttattgttttcaaacgAACCGAAACTCACAGATTTCTGAGTGTTGTGGCTGATGTTAATGGGGTTTCTATCACGTTATCACACTTTTGATGGTAAATGAAATccttttttaacaaaaaaaatttgttcagaaTAACAGATGttagtttcaaaagtttcaaatagatttggtcagtgcaattTCAACTTTGGTCAGTGCATTTTAGTCTTGGTCAGTGCAATTTCAACTTTGGTCAGTGCATTTTAGTCTTGGTCAGTGCATTTTAgttttggtcagtgcattttcaatttcgatgaATGCACTTCTATTATTGATGCGTTGCAAACCGTACTTTTCTTACTTATTTTTGGTGCATTTACAACCTTATGCACTGcagttttttcattgatttttagtttttatcaCAAAAGTCGTTAGTTATAGCTAAAGCGCCAAACCAAATACTTtgactcaaattttggcaagcggcaaacttggaaaatttagTTCGCCCAACTCGGCGACTTTGTGACAATCTTTTGGCGATTTCCACATGTCGGAAAACAATTTGCCATACAACATATTTCGAAACTCCTGGCGCACTATACTCTGGAAATATCACTTTTCTGTTTGAACCATGGAAAATCTCAAACTTTATCAATCTATAATAACTAGATATGCTAGACATTCTCCTCTGCGCCTAACCTGCACATCCTCATAAAAAATAACAGCATGACTTTCATATGTATGTTAATGTGTATCTGGCATGGAATATCGGATAGATCAGGTATacatcacatttttgaataatgtaATGGACTTccgcagttttttttctggagcAAAAATATGGGATTGTCTGATGTGAAAGACTTTTGGTGAACTTATGAAAAGTTAAAACATACAATCATTTATTATTTGAAGCCACTGGAGTtatttactttgaaaaacagAATTATGGAAGGAAGTGGCGACAGATAGATGCCTAGAACAAACTTTTGATGCGCTTGAAGCCAGTGAATGCCTCGAtctgaatattgaaaactatttttcaaaaaacaccaTAACAAATCTTACCAGGAACAGGATGAAACCAATAATAGAGAGCGCGATGAGGCCATAGCAGGTCCAGCtcactaaaaataattattaaatttcataaaaggTCCAATAAACCAACTCGGCTCGGCtttcttttcgattttgtaGATCCTCTCGGCTCGCTGTCGCTTCCGGATTTCCGTTGCTTCTTGTCCAACACGACGTCTACGAAGTTCTTGGTCAGCCATTTGGCTCAGCTATATGTTGGGAAGAAATGAAACTAAATGATTAAAATgtggattttaaattttacaaaatgttatatcacaaaaaaatatttttaaacattttagcATTTTCTCGTATAATATTGCAactagaattcaaaatttaaacagaAAGCGGAAGAGAAGTAGTACTAAAGGCTTACCGAGCTAATCAATGCGAAAAGCGCTGAGCCAAGAGTTACCTAGGTAACTATGATAACAATAGGTTAGAGAAGCTGAGAGATTTCACTTTGTGAAGaggttttgagaaaattgaaatatgggttttttttttctgtttgaaaaatgtttctcgaTAAGTTAActgggaatttaaaatttgcattcaACCTCATTCAACCTCtaagaaattgaatgaaactgcttgaaatttaattttttccaaaatttgtagttATAAACACACCGTTCCTACAAATTTTTAGAGGTTAATCTGGCGTTCTCTCGGCTGAACCCTTGTCTgatgttaaaattttatacGAATAAAGGTGGAATAATTGatttagaaaattcatttaataTATTGAACGTTCgacatttttatttgagaatGGAAACCCTACCTGGGtgctttaaaagtttttggcacCACCAGATACTATAACAGCCAATCTCTCCCTGGGAGTGTTTGGGAGTCCTCaagtgttaaaaattaatttttttgatgtgaaTTTATCTTTATTtgaaatgaccaaatatcatttgaaaaacttcaaaaaaaaattagatttttgaaaacttaaaaaaaaaattgaatgtgtgtttatctcattttagttttattcaaaattttaattactgtGTCATATTAATATTTCTGgggtttttaatttaaagtgtcaattatttcaaattcggATAGACAAGCATGCACTTTTtccatttgaactttttgcttCTCATTGATATCCGTTAGCTCCGTTGAGTTGAAAGTGACCGTCAGTTCTTTTGTATCCGGTGAAAGCGTTCTCTTTTCATTGGTATCCGTTTGCTCCGGTGATAGGTGTGCTGCTTCAGATGTGTCGGGCTTGCTGTAAGTTGCAGGTATTATAAAAACCATGTGTTTGGTCCTACATTATTCTTACAATAATTATATAAGTAGTGCTGTTATGCTGTTATATCTAACCAGCAAAATTAAGAGCCTCTTTTTTTCGCGGGTCTTGATGAAAGTCGGCTTTCTTCGTTTTGCCAGATAAAACGTTAATATCAGACTATTAAACACATTGTTTTTAATACATATAATAACCAATCAACTAACCTTAGCGATGGTTTTATGAATCCAATCGACTCGAGAATTGCTTCGGCAGCTGCtctttttgatattattttaCTTGGACCTCTCCCTTCCagagttttgttttcaaatgttgcTTGGATAACAAATTCTCTGTGCTTGCCCACGGCTTGTTCTTTGACAAACTCGAAAGTCGGATACttcttataaaatttttgtgcataTTCATTTAATTGAGCCACTGGGTTTAGGACATCAATCTCCTCATCTTTTTTCATTGTGGCCTGATTCTTTTCGGTTTTGCGCACATTGGCAGCAAgggctgaaaaatataaatttataacTGGGCAACAGAAactattcacaaaaattctgtTTCAATAAAGACTCAACAActataaaaacaacaaatttgcTACAAACCTGTTGAGCCCTCAGTTTCTCGGTTGTacctatttttctaaaattttctaaactacCACATTTTTGGCACacgtcattttttaaactcaaccCCTATGGAGGAGCTTTTTTTCCACaactttcggaaaatttagaaaatcctTTCTTGTTGTGCcgatgttttctttttggaagtttaaatttaaaaaaaatagaaaactgcttttcaattttaagtttccagaattagctgaaaatttgcctCAAATGAACCAATGTGCTATTagaaaaacttagaaaaacTCACTAAGATGCTCAACCGTAGCCAAAAGCTGTGTGCATGCTTCCTGCTGAGCACTCTTCTTATTTTTGCCCTTGCCCATCGCTTTTGCCTTCACCACATTATCGTCCGCCACCAGAGTATACCTAACAGCATATTGTCTATTATGTTGATCACCTCCCTCCTCCAAAACTTCaaagttaattttcagttttagctGTTGAGCTTTCTCGTGGATGATACTAATCACTGATTTCTCGTTGAGCAGTGGGCTCAATACTGTGAGGGGATCAACGGCAGCTTTCTGTTCTCCGTCATCGATAACCTAAAAAATAACAGTCActacagaaaaattgttaaacttcaaaaataccCCTTGCACTTTGGTC comes from Caenorhabditis elegans chromosome X and encodes:
- the F55A4.3 gene encoding Stress-associated endoplasmic reticulum protein (Confirmed by transcript evidence), giving the protein MADQELRRRRVGQEATEIRKRQRAERIYKIEKKAEPMSWTCYGLIALSIIGFILFLIEAFTGFKRIKSLF